The Streptomyces sp. NBC_00440 genome contains a region encoding:
- a CDS encoding ABC transporter ATP-binding protein has protein sequence MLQAIGLTSHPRRDLPSAVEDLTFEAEPGQITALLGAPGAGKTTALRLMLELDHGRGVTYFRGLPLHRIARPAAEVGTLLGDVPGNPSRTVRGHLRMLCAVTGMPASRADELLEGVDLVSLAGQRLGTLSHGMDRRLGLAVALLADPQTLVLDEPAEGLSPRDSNWLFGLLRDHVAQGGTVLYTTSDPKAAARTADHVVTIDAGRLVADQQGAEFARTRLRPRVAVRTPHTARLAGLLGREAREGHRSVEVVTESGSRLSVYGSSCAEVGEAAFRNGVLIHQLADETGDMGPTGGVDALAAGSSGSEPFEPEPSEPQGHSEAGGRDGYPYDGSDRGPFDSAGPAPDAPVLAARSALPELQSLIAARSELSEQQPVITPLPARGPSRPLRYELRRVFGVRTALLVVSIILPVSIALSVALARTGRTPVSHLLMAWPDLLPLPPAAFASGLLGALAFGDEFRYPALAVGRGGVPRRFGLLVAKLAVSGATALLLALLTAVADTGVLRLVYGGDLAGIPQNWPSLAVGWSGLAVGCAWAGLLGAGVFRSTTAGLAAVLSVPVAVVPLVQAALAAPAARSVAGLPARLRELAWVWPHETDRWLIAALRLLSQPVGAALALSLTALLCAYLVTGLRRRARW, from the coding sequence ATGCTCCAGGCCATCGGACTCACCAGCCACCCCCGCCGGGATCTGCCGTCCGCGGTGGAGGACCTGACCTTCGAGGCCGAACCCGGGCAGATCACGGCACTTCTCGGCGCCCCGGGCGCCGGCAAGACCACCGCCCTGCGGCTGATGCTCGAACTGGACCACGGGCGTGGCGTCACCTATTTCCGTGGCCTTCCGCTGCACCGGATCGCCCGCCCGGCCGCCGAAGTGGGAACCCTGCTCGGTGATGTGCCCGGAAATCCCTCGCGTACCGTGCGCGGACACCTGCGCATGCTCTGTGCGGTGACCGGGATGCCGGCCTCGCGCGCCGATGAACTGCTCGAAGGCGTGGATCTCGTCAGCCTCGCGGGTCAGCGGCTCGGCACGCTCTCCCACGGGATGGACCGCAGGCTCGGCCTCGCCGTCGCCCTGCTCGCCGATCCGCAGACGCTTGTCCTGGACGAACCGGCTGAAGGGCTCTCACCACGCGACAGCAATTGGCTCTTCGGGTTGCTCCGCGATCACGTGGCCCAGGGGGGCACCGTTCTGTACACCACAAGCGACCCCAAGGCGGCGGCCCGTACGGCCGACCATGTCGTCACCATCGACGCCGGACGGCTGGTGGCGGACCAGCAAGGAGCCGAGTTCGCCCGCACCCGGCTCCGCCCCCGGGTCGCCGTACGTACACCCCACACGGCACGCCTTGCCGGACTGCTCGGCCGCGAGGCCCGCGAGGGGCACCGCTCCGTGGAAGTCGTCACCGAGAGCGGCAGCAGGCTCTCCGTCTACGGCAGTAGCTGTGCCGAGGTCGGTGAGGCGGCGTTCCGGAACGGGGTCCTGATCCATCAGCTCGCCGACGAGACCGGCGACATGGGGCCGACGGGCGGGGTCGACGCCCTGGCTGCCGGCTCGTCCGGCTCCGAGCCATTCGAGCCCGAACCTTCCGAGCCCCAAGGTCACTCCGAAGCAGGTGGCCGTGATGGATACCCCTACGACGGATCCGATCGCGGACCCTTCGACTCCGCGGGCCCCGCTCCCGACGCCCCCGTACTCGCGGCCCGGTCCGCACTCCCGGAGCTCCAGTCCCTGATCGCGGCGCGATCCGAACTCTCCGAGCAGCAGCCGGTAATCACTCCGCTCCCGGCCAGGGGGCCGAGCAGGCCGCTCCGTTACGAGCTGCGGCGAGTCTTCGGCGTCCGGACGGCTCTGCTCGTCGTGAGCATCATCCTCCCCGTCTCCATCGCGCTGTCCGTCGCGCTGGCCAGGACCGGTCGGACGCCGGTCTCCCATCTGCTGATGGCGTGGCCCGATCTGCTTCCGCTGCCGCCCGCGGCCTTTGCGTCCGGACTGCTCGGCGCTCTCGCGTTCGGCGACGAATTCCGGTATCCGGCGCTGGCGGTGGGCCGCGGTGGAGTCCCGAGGCGGTTCGGCCTGCTGGTGGCCAAACTCGCCGTATCGGGTGCGACGGCCCTCCTGCTGGCGCTGCTCACGGCCGTGGCCGACACAGGGGTCCTACGGCTCGTGTACGGCGGCGACTTGGCAGGTATCCCACAGAACTGGCCATCGCTGGCGGTGGGTTGGTCGGGTCTGGCCGTCGGCTGCGCATGGGCGGGGCTGCTGGGCGCCGGCGTCTTCAGGAGTACGACCGCGGGGCTGGCCGCCGTGCTGTCGGTCCCGGTCGCCGTCGTGCCGCTGGTGCAGGCAGCCCTGGCAGCACCCGCGGCCCGCTCGGTCGCGGGGCTCCCCGCCAGGCTCCGTGAACTCGCCTGGGTCTGGCCCCACGAGACGGACCGCTGGCTGATCGCGGCTCTCCGTCTCCTCTCGCAGCCCGTTGGTGCGGCCCTCGCCCTGTCGCTCACGGCTCTGCTCTGCGCGTATCTGGTCACCGGCCTTCGGCGCAGGGCCCGTTGGTGA
- a CDS encoding FadR/GntR family transcriptional regulator, with protein sequence MLFTKDLKGGPRRADKGCVTTLAHSMMTTARSADSGLAGSGELDRHPYAEAPGAGRAGASPWGGGDAEMGRVGRRATGSRGRGLHGQLVQQLGQMIVSGDLGADRPLVPEEIGQRFEVSRTVVRESLRVLEAKGLVSARPNVGTRVRPVSDWNLLDPDIIEWRAFGPQRDDQRRELSELRWTIEPLAARLAAGHGREDMQQRLADMVEIMSHALAQGDAVTFSRADAEFHALLIQLAGNRMLEHLSGIVSGALQVSGGPVTGCDRPTEISLVHHARIADALAANDPQAAEAAMRQLLTVHPEVERVVPAPRVH encoded by the coding sequence GTGCTTTTCACCAAAGACCTCAAGGGGGGCCCGAGGCGCGCCGACAAAGGATGCGTGACTACCCTTGCGCACTCCATGATGACCACCGCCCGCTCTGCCGATTCCGGCCTCGCAGGCTCGGGTGAACTCGACCGCCATCCGTACGCAGAGGCGCCCGGCGCCGGCCGTGCCGGAGCTTCTCCCTGGGGCGGCGGCGATGCCGAGATGGGCAGGGTGGGCCGGCGGGCGACGGGCAGCCGTGGCCGCGGTCTGCACGGCCAGCTGGTTCAGCAGCTCGGCCAGATGATTGTCTCCGGCGACCTCGGCGCCGACCGCCCGCTCGTTCCTGAGGAGATCGGCCAGCGCTTCGAGGTGTCCCGCACGGTGGTGCGGGAGTCGTTGCGCGTCCTTGAGGCCAAGGGCCTGGTCAGCGCCCGACCCAATGTCGGAACCCGGGTCCGCCCGGTCAGCGACTGGAATCTGCTGGACCCGGACATCATCGAATGGCGGGCATTCGGGCCGCAGCGTGACGACCAGCGACGGGAGCTGAGCGAGCTGCGCTGGACGATCGAGCCGCTGGCCGCGCGTCTGGCGGCCGGGCATGGGCGTGAGGACATGCAGCAGCGCCTCGCGGACATGGTCGAAATCATGAGCCACGCCCTGGCCCAGGGTGACGCGGTCACCTTTTCCCGTGCCGATGCCGAGTTCCATGCCCTGCTGATCCAGCTCGCGGGCAACCGCATGCTGGAGCACCTCTCGGGCATCGTCTCGGGCGCCCTCCAGGTCTCAGGCGGCCCCGTTACAGGGTGTGACCGTCCCACCGAGATCTCGCTCGTTCACCACGCCCGTATCGCCGACGCGCTGGCCGCGAACGACCCGCAGGCCGCGGAGGCGGCCATGCGTCAACTGCTGACCGTCCACCCGGAGGTGGAGCGCGTCGTTCCCGCGCCGCGCGTGCATTGA
- a CDS encoding NUDIX hydrolase encodes MSPYDPSAFPPFAVTVDLVVLTVRSHALCALAVRRGEAPYQGRWALPGGFVKTDEDLGAAAARELAEETGLCALDPSAPVPAPGNGAHLEQLGTYGDPKRDPRMRVVSVAHLALAPDLPAPRAGGDAHSARWAPVEVLLGQEGAVARAAEPPEPLAFDHARILADGVERARSKIEYSSLATAFCPQEFTVGELRRVYEAVWGVVLDPRNFHRKVTGTPGFLVPSGGTTTRQGGRPAQLFRAGGATLLNPPMLRPEV; translated from the coding sequence ATGTCGCCCTACGACCCGTCGGCCTTTCCGCCCTTCGCTGTCACCGTCGATCTGGTCGTGCTCACGGTGCGCAGTCATGCGCTGTGCGCACTGGCTGTGCGCCGTGGGGAGGCGCCCTATCAGGGCCGGTGGGCGCTGCCCGGCGGCTTCGTCAAGACGGACGAGGACCTCGGCGCGGCCGCGGCGCGGGAGCTGGCGGAGGAGACCGGGCTGTGCGCCCTCGATCCCTCAGCCCCTGTCCCGGCTCCGGGCAATGGTGCGCACCTCGAACAGCTGGGCACCTACGGCGACCCGAAGCGTGACCCTCGCATGAGGGTCGTCAGTGTGGCTCATCTGGCGCTCGCGCCCGATCTGCCCGCGCCCCGGGCCGGTGGCGACGCCCACAGCGCCCGGTGGGCGCCCGTCGAGGTCCTGCTGGGCCAGGAGGGCGCCGTAGCCAGGGCTGCCGAGCCGCCCGAACCCCTTGCTTTCGATCACGCGCGGATCCTCGCGGACGGTGTGGAGAGGGCCCGGTCGAAGATCGAGTACTCGTCGCTGGCCACTGCCTTCTGCCCTCAGGAGTTCACCGTCGGTGAGCTCCGCCGCGTGTATGAGGCGGTGTGGGGCGTGGTCCTCGATCCTCGTAATTTCCACCGCAAGGTCACCGGTACGCCGGGGTTCCTCGTGCCCTCGGGCGGTACCACGACCCGCCAGGGCGGTCGCCCCGCTCAATTGTTCAGAGCGGGAGGTGCGACGCTGCTCAACCCCCCGATGCTCCGCCCCGAGGTCTGA
- a CDS encoding RNA polymerase sigma factor produces the protein MSASTSRTLPPEIAESESVMALIERGKADGQIAGDDVRRAFEADQIPATQWKNVLRSLNQILEEEGVTLMVSAAESPKRPRKSVAAKSPVKRTATRTVAVKTTAARTVAATAAPSADSVDAVADDAEPAKKAAAKKTAAKKTAAKKTAVKKTAAKKTASKKDADELHDGDEAAEETPVAKSGEEEEEGGEAKGFVLSDDDEDDAPAQQVAVAGATADPVKDYLKQIGKVPLLNAEQEVELAKRIEAGLFAEDKLANADKLAPKLKRELEIIAEDGRRAKNHLLEANLRLVVSLAKRYTGRGMLFLDLIQEGNLGLIRAVEKFDYTKGYKFSTYATWWIRQAITRAMADQARTIRIPVHMVEVINKLARVQRQMLQDLGREPTPEELAKELDMTPEKVIEVQKYGREPISLHTPLGEDGDSEFGDLIEDSEAVVPADAVSFTLLQEQLHSVLDTLSEREAGVVSMRFGLTDGQPKTLDEIGKVYGVTRERIRQIESKTMSKLRHPSRSQVLRDYLD, from the coding sequence GTGTCGGCCAGCACATCCCGTACTCTCCCGCCGGAGATCGCCGAGTCCGAGTCTGTCATGGCGCTCATCGAGCGGGGAAAGGCTGATGGGCAGATCGCCGGCGACGATGTACGCCGGGCCTTCGAGGCTGACCAGATTCCGGCCACCCAGTGGAAGAACGTTCTGCGCAGCCTCAACCAGATCCTCGAGGAAGAGGGTGTGACTCTGATGGTCAGTGCCGCGGAGTCGCCGAAGCGCCCCCGCAAGAGCGTCGCAGCGAAGAGCCCGGTGAAGCGCACCGCCACCAGGACTGTCGCGGTCAAGACGACCGCGGCGAGGACGGTGGCGGCCACTGCCGCTCCTTCTGCCGACAGTGTGGACGCTGTGGCTGACGACGCCGAGCCCGCGAAGAAGGCCGCTGCCAAGAAGACGGCTGCCAAGAAGACCGCCGCGAAGAAGACGGCAGTCAAGAAGACCGCGGCCAAGAAGACCGCCTCCAAGAAGGACGCCGACGAGCTTCACGACGGCGACGAGGCCGCCGAGGAGACCCCGGTTGCCAAGTCCGGCGAGGAGGAGGAAGAGGGCGGCGAGGCCAAGGGCTTCGTCCTCTCCGACGACGACGAGGACGACGCGCCCGCGCAGCAGGTCGCTGTCGCCGGCGCCACCGCGGACCCCGTCAAGGACTACCTGAAGCAGATCGGCAAGGTCCCGCTCCTCAACGCGGAGCAGGAGGTGGAGCTCGCCAAGCGCATCGAGGCCGGCCTCTTCGCCGAGGACAAGCTGGCCAACGCCGACAAGCTCGCGCCGAAACTCAAGCGTGAGCTGGAGATCATCGCGGAGGACGGCCGCCGGGCCAAGAACCACCTGCTTGAGGCCAACCTCCGTCTGGTCGTCTCGCTCGCCAAGCGCTACACGGGCCGCGGCATGCTCTTCCTGGACCTGATTCAGGAGGGCAACCTCGGTCTGATCCGCGCGGTCGAGAAGTTCGACTACACCAAGGGCTACAAGTTCTCCACGTACGCCACCTGGTGGATCCGTCAGGCGATCACCCGCGCCATGGCCGACCAGGCCCGCACCATCCGTATCCCGGTGCACATGGTCGAGGTCATCAACAAGCTCGCGCGCGTCCAGCGTCAGATGCTCCAGGACCTGGGCCGCGAGCCCACCCCGGAGGAGCTGGCCAAGGAGCTCGACATGACCCCTGAGAAGGTCATCGAGGTCCAGAAGTACGGCCGTGAGCCGATCTCCCTGCACACTCCGCTGGGCGAGGACGGTGACAGCGAGTTCGGTGACCTCATCGAGGACTCCGAGGCAGTCGTCCCGGCCGACGCGGTCAGCTTCACGCTCCTCCAGGAGCAGCTGCACTCGGTCCTGGACACGCTGTCCGAGCGTGAGGCCGGCGTGGTCTCCATGCGCTTCGGTCTCACCGACGGTCAGCCGAAGACGCTGGACGAGATCGGCAAGGTCTACGGCGTGACGCGTGAGCGTATTCGCCAGATCGAATCGAAGACCATGTCGAAGCTGCGGCACCCGTCGCGTTCGCAGGTACTGCGCGACTACCTCGACTAG
- a CDS encoding RecQ family ATP-dependent DNA helicase, with protein MTNSDRSGLRASADSVLARLVGDPTGAAALREDQWRAIEALVADKRRALVVQRTGWGKSAVYFVATSLLRAQGSGPTVIVSPLLALMRNQVDAAARAGIRARTINSSNTEEWETVQAEVAAGEVDVLLVSPERLNNPDFRDDVLPKLSAATGLLVVDEAHCISDWGHDFRPDYRRLRTMLADLPPGVPVLATTATANSRVTADVADQLGTGAGTDALVLRGPLDRESLSLGVVRLPDAAHRLAWLADHIDELPGSGIIYTLTVAAAEEVAAYLRQRGHTVSSYTGKTENADRQQAEDDLLANRVKALVATSALGMGFDKPDLGFVVHLGSPSSPIAYYQQVGRAGRGVEHAEVLLLPGKEDEAIWQYFASVAFPPEQQVRRTLDVLAQAGRPLSLPAIEPLVELRRTRLETMLKVLDVDGAVNRVKGGWTTTGQPWTYDAERYAWVARQRAAEQQAMRDYATTDGCRMEFLRRQLDDEEAAPCGRCDNCAGGRFTAEVSTAALDGARGELSRPGVEVEPRKMWPTGLAAVGVDLKGRIAKGEQALPGRALGRLSDIGWGNRLRPMLAPQAPDGPVPDAVADAVVTVLADWARGPGGWASGGPDAPPRPVGVVTIASHTRPELIESLGHRISDIGRMPLLGRVEYAQSAYERIAPSNSAQRVRALHEAFTVPPGLAAALASADGPVLLVDDQSASGWTLAVAARLLCRSGAKGVFPLVLAVQG; from the coding sequence ATGACCAACTCAGACCGCTCCGGCCTCAGAGCATCGGCCGATTCCGTACTGGCCCGTCTCGTCGGCGACCCCACTGGTGCCGCCGCACTGCGCGAGGATCAGTGGCGGGCCATTGAGGCCCTCGTCGCGGACAAGCGCCGGGCGCTGGTCGTGCAGCGGACCGGGTGGGGCAAGTCCGCGGTCTATTTCGTGGCGACCTCGCTCCTGCGGGCTCAGGGCAGCGGCCCCACAGTGATCGTCTCTCCCCTCCTCGCGCTGATGCGCAATCAGGTGGATGCGGCAGCACGGGCCGGCATCAGAGCTCGCACCATCAACTCCTCGAACACGGAGGAGTGGGAGACAGTCCAGGCGGAAGTGGCCGCGGGCGAGGTCGACGTGCTGCTGGTGAGCCCGGAGCGGCTGAACAATCCGGACTTCCGCGACGATGTGCTGCCCAAGCTCTCGGCCGCCACCGGTTTGCTCGTGGTCGACGAGGCCCACTGCATCTCCGACTGGGGCCACGATTTCCGGCCCGACTACCGCAGGCTGCGCACCATGCTCGCGGACCTTCCGCCGGGCGTGCCCGTGCTCGCCACCACAGCCACGGCGAATTCCCGCGTCACCGCCGATGTCGCCGACCAGCTGGGGACAGGGGCGGGTACCGATGCACTGGTCCTGCGGGGTCCGCTCGACCGGGAGAGCCTGAGCCTGGGTGTCGTGCGCCTCCCGGACGCAGCGCACCGTCTGGCCTGGCTGGCCGATCACATCGACGAACTGCCGGGCTCCGGAATCATCTACACGCTGACGGTCGCCGCCGCCGAGGAGGTCGCCGCCTATCTGCGCCAGCGCGGCCACACCGTCTCCTCGTACACCGGCAAGACGGAGAACGCCGACCGCCAGCAGGCGGAGGACGATCTGCTCGCCAACCGTGTCAAAGCGCTCGTCGCCACGTCCGCTCTGGGCATGGGTTTCGACAAACCCGACCTCGGGTTCGTGGTCCACCTCGGTTCGCCTTCCTCGCCCATCGCGTACTACCAGCAGGTGGGCCGCGCGGGCCGAGGTGTCGAGCATGCCGAGGTCCTGCTGCTGCCCGGCAAGGAAGATGAAGCGATCTGGCAGTACTTCGCCTCGGTCGCCTTCCCGCCCGAGCAGCAGGTGCGGCGCACCCTCGACGTGCTCGCCCAGGCGGGGAGGCCGCTTTCGCTGCCGGCCATCGAGCCCCTGGTCGAGCTGCGGCGCACCCGGCTGGAGACGATGCTGAAGGTCCTCGACGTCGACGGCGCGGTGAACCGGGTGAAGGGCGGCTGGACCACCACGGGACAGCCCTGGACGTACGACGCGGAGCGCTACGCCTGGGTGGCCCGGCAGCGGGCGGCGGAACAACAGGCCATGCGTGACTACGCGACCACGGACGGCTGCCGGATGGAGTTTCTGCGTCGGCAGCTGGACGACGAGGAGGCAGCGCCCTGCGGTCGCTGCGACAACTGTGCGGGCGGCCGGTTCACCGCAGAGGTTTCCACTGCGGCGCTCGACGGTGCGCGGGGTGAACTGAGCAGGCCAGGCGTAGAAGTAGAGCCCCGGAAGATGTGGCCGACGGGGCTCGCGGCAGTCGGCGTCGACCTCAAGGGCCGCATCGCCAAGGGCGAACAGGCGCTTCCCGGCCGGGCACTCGGCAGGCTCTCGGACATCGGCTGGGGCAACAGACTGCGACCGATGCTCGCACCACAGGCCCCCGACGGCCCCGTGCCCGACGCTGTGGCGGATGCCGTAGTGACCGTACTGGCCGACTGGGCCCGGGGACCGGGCGGATGGGCCTCGGGCGGGCCGGACGCGCCGCCCCGGCCGGTGGGCGTCGTCACCATCGCCTCGCACACCCGGCCCGAGCTCATCGAGTCGCTCGGCCACCGCATCAGTGACATCGGGCGCATGCCCCTGCTCGGCCGGGTCGAGTACGCGCAGTCGGCCTATGAGCGGATCGCGCCGAGCAACAGCGCCCAGCGGGTGCGGGCGCTGCACGAGGCGTTCACGGTGCCACCCGGACTGGCGGCGGCGCTCGCCTCTGCCGACGGTCCCGTTCTCCTGGTCGACGACCAGTCGGCGAGCGGCTGGACACTCGCCGTGGCGGCCCGGCTGCTGTGCCGTTCCGGAGCGAAGGGGGTGTTTCCGCTGGTCCTCGCCGTTCAGGGGTGA
- a CDS encoding DUF4192 domain-containing protein encodes MNKHDETNGPSPVQEQVTLRGPAELADALPYLLGFHPTDSVVMVALHGARGRFGGRLRLGIPRSPQEWQPVADQLADGLVTGSENRGRRPEGIIVFLCQDPGPGETPADVMERLRPFAQHLRTACGARDVPVPEALCISDGRFFSYCCPDTRCCPSDGNPMALPGTSVMAAAAAYAGIQVRGSLQEMEARLTPWQPPRTAAQERALDEAAGALVPRILAGADREQVGQETLDAARRLVRRIGRTPQKPGWAEADVADDALITDDEAALVLLGLQDRTTRDRAAEWMEGPSAPSVVRLWRALARRCVGPYAEYAAAPLTLAGWVAWSTGDEPSARVALGRALALDPDYIFARLLHQACNEGLDPEALRHCLRRERSNRAASSEAPAQSGRRTHPKPPGARQDPLPGTDRPGVPAGRGRSRRRSGHRGSRTGR; translated from the coding sequence ATGAACAAGCACGACGAAACCAACGGTCCTTCACCCGTTCAGGAACAGGTCACGCTGCGCGGCCCTGCCGAACTCGCCGACGCACTGCCCTATCTGCTGGGATTCCATCCGACCGACTCGGTGGTGATGGTCGCGCTGCACGGAGCCCGCGGCCGTTTCGGCGGACGGCTCAGGCTCGGTATCCCGCGCTCGCCGCAGGAGTGGCAGCCAGTCGCCGACCAGCTCGCCGACGGGCTGGTCACCGGCAGCGAGAACCGAGGCCGGCGGCCGGAGGGCATCATCGTCTTCCTCTGCCAGGATCCAGGTCCGGGGGAGACCCCGGCGGATGTCATGGAGCGGCTTCGCCCGTTCGCCCAGCATCTGCGTACGGCCTGCGGCGCCCGGGACGTGCCCGTTCCCGAGGCCCTCTGCATCTCCGACGGCAGATTCTTCTCGTACTGCTGCCCCGACACCCGGTGCTGCCCTTCCGACGGGAACCCCATGGCCCTGCCCGGCACTTCGGTGATGGCCGCGGCCGCGGCGTACGCGGGAATCCAGGTGCGCGGATCCCTCCAGGAGATGGAGGCCAGGCTCACCCCGTGGCAGCCGCCTCGCACGGCGGCGCAGGAACGCGCGCTCGATGAGGCGGCAGGCGCTCTGGTGCCGAGGATCCTGGCCGGTGCCGACCGTGAACAGGTCGGACAGGAGACGCTGGACGCGGCCCGGCGACTCGTCCGCCGGATCGGGCGGACACCGCAGAAGCCGGGCTGGGCCGAGGCCGATGTGGCGGACGATGCGCTCATCACCGACGATGAGGCCGCTCTGGTTCTTCTCGGGCTTCAGGACCGTACGACCCGTGACCGCGCCGCCGAGTGGATGGAAGGGCCCTCCGCCCCGTCGGTCGTGCGGCTGTGGCGGGCCCTGGCGCGCCGCTGTGTCGGCCCGTACGCCGAATACGCCGCGGCGCCACTGACTCTCGCGGGCTGGGTGGCCTGGTCGACAGGGGACGAACCGAGTGCCCGGGTAGCCCTGGGGCGTGCTCTGGCCCTCGACCCCGATTACATTTTCGCCCGGCTGCTTCACCAGGCGTGCAATGAAGGACTCGACCCCGAGGCGCTCCGGCACTGCCTGCGCCGGGAGCGGAGCAACCGGGCGGCATCGAGTGAGGCACCCGCGCAGAGCGGCCGGCGCACTCATCCCAAACCGCCGGGCGCCCGCCAGGACCCCCTCCCGGGGACCGACCGGCCCGGGGTGCCGGCCGGTCGCGGCCGGTCGCGCCGCCGCAGCGGTCACCGCGGGTCGCGGACCGGCCGATGA
- a CDS encoding glycogen debranching N-terminal domain-containing protein has protein sequence MALSVPSGTRGAAGGRSPGPAPADAPAGPRRRGELPSVHNALICVGLPGLAISPAHGQLTGQGFDGYYQSGRRLLSRCHVRVSGREPVAVRGGLIGAGRARFVAVVRLPGAVGPDPELVVERLRSADGTERITLRSASDRTLRVPVEIGLGTDLAFLGAVAAGSPGTELPASVHGAGLRWSGDGCHAVVTADPPPEDALAATGLLRWQLELPPGGSRNIELRIRTDAQPRPAGPLLGGALSPASADSDDPRAQTLMRTSLEDLRAMLVRDPGHPADIYPVAGVPWRCGFAPAEILWTARMTLPLGTRLAAAALRRLARTQLGGTGPGAGRIPGPLRDAGPHLPPTCTGVEATLLFPVLLAEARRWGLPEREVAGLLPAAERCLAWLRAAADEESLLGEPGAGGLQRAETQAHAHRAAVLAAELLDECGRPGADGWREWAGMLRKGFREAFWIEDRTGGRPAAARTPAGQLVPQLGAGAAHLLDTGLLGGGRFSEGLLDKVRTEQVARLLGGPAMDSGWGLRSLGVRERGHNPFGHRGGAVRVHETALAVAGLAASGFEKEACSLLGGVLAASDTFGHRLPEMYAGVQRTEDSVPLPHPAACRPAAVSAAAGIHLLTTLAGVRPDVPAGTVALRPMSSAPLGAIQLSGLSVAGEPFSVRVSRLGLGMVEEAAAGLQLGL, from the coding sequence ATGGCTCTCAGCGTCCCTTCAGGAACCCGCGGGGCGGCCGGGGGCCGTTCCCCAGGACCCGCTCCCGCGGACGCGCCCGCAGGTCCGCGTCGACGAGGTGAACTGCCTTCCGTGCACAACGCGTTGATCTGCGTGGGCCTCCCCGGACTGGCCATTTCCCCTGCGCACGGGCAACTGACCGGCCAGGGCTTCGACGGTTACTACCAGTCGGGGCGACGGCTCCTCTCCCGCTGCCATGTACGCGTGTCCGGGCGTGAACCGGTCGCCGTCCGGGGCGGGTTGATCGGAGCCGGCCGGGCCCGGTTCGTCGCTGTGGTGCGTCTGCCCGGCGCGGTGGGGCCCGATCCCGAGCTGGTCGTGGAGCGCCTGCGCTCCGCCGATGGCACAGAGCGGATCACCCTGCGCAGTGCATCGGACCGGACTCTGCGGGTACCGGTGGAGATCGGGCTCGGTACCGACCTGGCGTTCCTGGGAGCCGTCGCGGCCGGCTCCCCGGGGACGGAACTGCCCGCCAGCGTCCACGGAGCCGGTCTTCGCTGGTCGGGAGACGGGTGCCATGCCGTCGTCACGGCAGATCCTCCGCCGGAGGACGCGCTGGCCGCCACAGGACTGCTCAGATGGCAGCTCGAACTGCCTCCGGGAGGTTCCAGGAACATCGAACTCCGAATCCGCACGGACGCGCAGCCCCGCCCTGCGGGTCCGCTGCTCGGAGGCGCGCTGTCCCCGGCGAGCGCAGACAGCGACGATCCCCGGGCACAGACACTGATGCGCACCAGTCTGGAGGATCTGCGCGCGATGCTGGTCCGGGATCCGGGCCACCCCGCCGACATCTATCCGGTGGCGGGCGTGCCATGGCGCTGCGGGTTCGCGCCCGCGGAGATCCTCTGGACCGCCCGGATGACCCTTCCCCTCGGTACGCGTCTCGCCGCCGCAGCGTTGCGCCGACTCGCCCGTACTCAGCTCGGGGGGACCGGGCCCGGCGCCGGACGTATTCCGGGGCCCCTCAGGGATGCCGGCCCCCATCTGCCGCCCACCTGTACCGGGGTGGAGGCGACACTGCTCTTCCCCGTGCTGCTGGCGGAGGCCAGGCGCTGGGGCCTGCCCGAGCGGGAGGTGGCGGGGCTGCTTCCCGCGGCCGAGCGCTGTCTTGCGTGGCTCCGCGCGGCGGCGGACGAGGAGAGCCTGCTCGGCGAGCCCGGAGCCGGAGGCTTGCAGCGCGCGGAGACCCAGGCGCACGCCCACCGCGCCGCGGTGCTCGCGGCCGAGCTGCTCGACGAGTGCGGCCGGCCGGGCGCGGACGGCTGGCGTGAATGGGCCGGCATGCTGCGCAAGGGATTCCGGGAGGCGTTCTGGATCGAGGACCGGACAGGGGGCAGGCCCGCGGCCGCGCGTACTCCCGCCGGCCAACTGGTTCCGCAGCTGGGCGCGGGAGCGGCTCATCTTCTGGACACCGGTCTGCTGGGCGGTGGCAGATTCTCCGAGGGGCTGCTGGACAAGGTGCGGACGGAGCAGGTTGCCAGACTGCTGGGCGGTCCGGCGATGGATTCGGGCTGGGGGCTCCGCAGCCTTGGCGTCAGGGAGCGGGGCCACAATCCGTTCGGGCACAGGGGCGGCGCCGTACGCGTGCATGAGACCGCTCTCGCGGTAGCGGGGCTGGCGGCCTCGGGATTCGAGAAGGAGGCGTGCTCGCTGCTGGGTGGAGTGCTCGCCGCGTCCGATACCTTCGGCCACAGGCTTCCCGAGATGTATGCCGGGGTGCAGCGGACCGAGGACAGTGTCCCCCTCCCGCATCCGGCCGCCTGCCGTCCGGCGGCTGTCTCCGCTGCTGCGGGGATCCATCTGCTCACGACTCTCGCGGGTGTCCGTCCCGATGTTCCGGCAGGAACGGTCGCACTCCGGCCGATGAGCAGCGCCCCGCTCGGCGCGATCCAGTTGTCAGGGCTGTCGGTGGCTGGGGAGCCCTTCTCCGTGCGTGTCAGCAGGCTGGGCCTCGGGATGGTCGAGGAAGCCGCGGCCGGGCTCCAGCTGGGGTTGTGA